One part of the Helicoverpa armigera isolate CAAS_96S chromosome 3, ASM3070526v1, whole genome shotgun sequence genome encodes these proteins:
- the LOC110378923 gene encoding nucleoside diphosphate kinase 7, whose protein sequence is MVYDYFDKYTFLCDMYDEDSDTIIELVLNYFPFDASCQVINTKKGKNLLKRVHLPSLKPEMLQIGNVVNIFSKLLLITDCAPATRRLLFNNVESTFAMIKPIPAHQHGKVITFIMKKGFRIVRMKNGKISKDFAMALYKHLSGNSLLPIIIDYVTSGEIIGLELVAPNATAAWRRCLGATDPADAEPGTLRQLYGEDILRNIAHGCNSSSEAKNILDLFFGCDNGVQRVPFRATYKDCTCCIIKPHVIIDGNLGAILEHISTSGTFYISAMAMFSVKLADALEFYEIYKGVVPTYEAMAIQLAEGKCIALEIKCTDPSKNCVCEFRKLCGARDPDLCRQLYPGSIRALYGKTIVENAVHCTDLPEDGENEVEYFFKLLAIE, encoded by the exons GTATATGACTACTTCGATAAATACACCTTTTTGTGTGACATGTACGACGAAGATTCTGACACTATCATAGAATTAGTTCTTAATTATTTCCCGTTTGATGCATCGTGTCaagtaataaatacaaaaaaaggaaaaaacttGCTTAAACGCGTGCATTTGCCAAGTCTTAAGCCAGAAATGTTACAAATTGGCAATGTGGtcaatatattttctaaattactaCTTATAACAGATTGTGCACCAGCAACTAGAAGActtttgtttaataatgttGAAAG TACTTTTGCGATGATTAAGCCTATACCAGCACACCAACATGGAAAAGTAATAACGTTTATTATGAAGAAGGGTTTCCGCATAGTTCGTATGAAGAATGGCAAAATAAGTAAAGATTTTGCTATGGCACTTTACAAACACTTGTCGGGAAATAGTTTGCTTCC TATCATAATTGACTACGTGACTAGTGGTGAAATTATTGGCCTAGAACTGGTAGCCCCTAATGCAACAGCGGCATGGCGTCGCTGTTTAGGCGCCACTGACCCGGCTGATGCGGAGCCTGGCACCCTCCGACAACTATACGGAGAGGATATCCTCAGAAACATCGCCCATGGGTGCAACTCGTCATCAGAAGCTAAGAAT atattggatttattttttggttGCGATAACGGGGTGCAACGAGTACCATTTAGAGCAACATACAAGGATTGCACTTGTTGCATTATTAAACCGCATGTCATAATAGACGGCAATTTGGGTGCAATTCTGGAACATATTTCTACCTCCGGAACTTTTTATATATCTGCCATGGCTATGTTTTCTGTGAAATTAGCTGATGCCCTAGAATTCTATGAAATATACAAAGGAGTAGTGCCAACATACGAG GCAATGGCGATACAACTAGCCGAAGGAAAATGTATTGCATTAGAAATTAAGTGTACAGATCCAAGCAAGAACTGTGTTTGTGAATTCAGAAAACTGTGCGGCGCTCGAGATCCG GATTTGTGTCGTCAATTATATCCAGGGTCAATAAGAGCTCTTTATGGAAAAACAATAGTCGAAAATGCTGTCCATTGCACAGATTTACCAGAGGATGGAGAAAATGAAGTAGAGTACTTCTTTAAACTCTTAGCTATTGAAtga
- the LOC110378909 gene encoding uncharacterized protein LOC110378909, producing the protein MPLTQEKRLDSNFSNNNDHSYLHKKFKKMASTISVFPTNLPKTGETRHKETIVSPTSCSLAISNGSIAAAHPEIEKIKTKADRQHLQAQDVDNNVQINYNDENSRISNVNNNVQVTGQTSVTDEFSNKTENLENDLIKEAYNGGASGRYICPYCKLSCAKPSVLQKHIRAHTNERPYPCVPCGFAFKTKSNLYKHQRSRTHALRMQGSDVSATINDDDLSGDSESDTSIPPTSLSETGSDASIIRAENVESNDSSELIIDTSMPSTSMNFSIVDNNRSKSIYKPKFRAALYQEIDEKEKVKKSISPNADFLTEHISKIISDNEAIVDVIETPLQKKYGKIKQIAESKQFMNDITEIKSEPSPLNLTKSNHENENSYRKRSHSESFSQNDNQKHPLNPEGSIIKDLLLKTKMNGLASVTGIELIDGSLFICPLCQIIYRSADNLETHRMYYCKGSNSNMSQKDIKSIRPENIFVRSNSINVRLPESPSNFSRSSNSTKASPSRNKPDNLVILKPESNDVAAPLPSPGPLLGNTRLVDSRVPADYARKNESLKVKPLASPKRRIDSRADTYSPRLLENVSPRSNDLYSQPKIRCIDTNSTTLRTMDEMSQHMRHNSTSLQMFGGEVKIVDHSGSTTTLRIEPSKNQLSPILIQQNLSPSKLANDVEASSVVVRSGLHSGGTIMHNPPTPKEGLGTPQPQTPRISISSAPSISSSNLPNIHDITHFQFPPLSAITAFNPLTLPPLSPSSPNGATTIFHGGKLIPHVPGIPGPNTPGVFIGNPNSHTKNVMTSDNNKTSLQSTHEDQHGTPLNNTQSSKGNIIKYDTQQLRNSKSPNLRPSVIEAEEQTQDHFNVDMPQYLSTVPIIKIKNVDEANAKSFSTNLVKSILRQDGPVKRSSDGTPRTPVLKENINFSSHKLKNRDKYNVSQQFKNIEPKSEKELRNFNFENLITKAEIYNNQIPSSSEVQKNTNAQETPSVSVYNERSETSYFQKNVISKIAAEDRKPKFLRPSTLPLKPGTFTPKRHHGITPNANTMPLVSPETPRPAKAYGQLYLNGNAYTYLGLKCSTKVFYCTINRPQPTYVPNQHFLSMYSNWQLLSELTPDPLGLSASSAMSLYDSRHRPQAMAVAVIKQDLVLTHSSQWKRIVKDNKQAIQLVDLKKTDENKFSVCDNVTTPKKEVTGGFESNEEYTYVRGRGRGRYVCSECGIRCKKPSMLKKHIRTHTDVRPYTCVHCAFSFKTKGNLTKHMKSKAHYKKCCELGINPNEGNDAEGGELAQCSGETDDDTESEGDEGNEGETESSDTEAYKSRLPEHEAAHCLLSLGGSRPTTSATPGLITSARPSTYPYTPTGLENVSTENNQERSNTGRSSPNDSRQSTENEPMDLSKTDVKTSQHNIAEIPTARESSVLASLASNTAKLPNHQSQWTNGEPMLHTYLTERALQDSKIKQSQLTSNLTKVRKIDLEKSTYTDTYCSMDTNSKITNSVKSSFMTPVSSSRVSYSESKISDVTETENVAKSPAINRDEVSVIRESNVPTTLVNETKGNHIQSQSNAENAKHVVSEYLKHARINQIQTQEESIQNQNDDSNDDNVLVIREDNTKSEDQFSESESVKLPSLDHEPVARKVVIGVGGVAFKVTKGKDFENSSYSPGRLMEDGRRVCDFCNKTFTKPSQLRLHLNIHYMERPFRCSVCAVSFRTRGHLQKHERSGSHHNKVSMTSTFGAATSFNPRPFRCSDCNIAFRIHGHLAKHLRSKMHVMRLECLFKLPFGTFTEIERAGVSLTDIDTTDCASSLASLQTLARKLHEKDPTKLEYREPNGASLTGPTIGRDSSEDEDTAPCENMSESEKDIDGKTIESIEGQDKDMQVNYSATDI; encoded by the exons ATGCCGCTTACACAAGAAAAACGTTTAGATAGTAACTTCTCCAATAACAATGATCACAGCTATCTTCACAAGAAATTCAAAAAAATGGCATCTACGATTTCTGTGTTTCCTACAAACCTACCAAAAACAGGGGAAACACGGCACAAGGAAACAATTGTATCGCCAACTTCTTGCAGTTTGGCGATATCAAACGGAAGTATCGCAGCAGCCCATCCAgagatagaaaaaataaaaacaaaagccgacAGACAGCATTTACAAGCTCAGGATGTGGACAACaatgtacaaattaattataatgatgaaaatagtagaataagtaatgtaaataataatgttcaagTAACTGGTCAGACCAGTGTTACTGATGAATTTTCTAATAAGACTGAGAATCTTGAAAATGATTTAATCAAAGAAGCCTATAACGGTGGAGCGAGCGGACGTTATATATGTCCTTACTGTAAATTATCTTGTGCCAAGCCTTCAGTTCTTCAAAAACATATCAGAGCTCATACGAATGAGAGACCATACCCATGTGTACCTTGTGGATttgcttttaaaacaaaatccaatTTATACAAACATCAAAGATCAAGGACACATGCCTTAAGAATGCAAGGATCAGATGTATCTGCTACAATAAATGATGACGACTTATCAGGAGATTCTGAGAGTGATACATCTATTCCTCCTACATCTTTATCTGAAACAGGATCAGATGCCTCTATAATCCGTGCGGAGAACGTAGAATCAAACGATTCTTCTGAATTAATTATTGATACAAGCATGCCCTCGACAAGCATGAATTTTTCTATAGTTGATAACAACAGATCAAAATCGATATATAAACCTAAGTTTAGAGCAGCTTTATATCAAGAGAttgatgaaaaagaaaaagtaaaaaaatctatttcaccAAATGCCGATTTCCTTACGGAACATATCTCAAAAATTATATCAGATAATGAAGCTATCGTTGACGTTATAGAAACACCGcttcaaaaaaaatatggcaagaTTAAACAAATAGCTGAAAGCAAACAATTTATGAATGACATAACGGAAATAAAATCAGAACCATCGCCACTCAACTTGACAAAATCTAaccatgaaaatgaaaattcctACAGAAAAAGATCTCACTCTGAAAGCTTTTCACAGAATGATAATCAAAAACATCCTTTAAACCCAGAGGGCTCTATTATAAAGGATCTCCttcttaaaactaaaatgaatgGTCTAGCTTCTGTTACAGGCATTGAATTAATTGACGGATCTTTATTTATCTGTCCTTTGTGTCAGATAATATATAGAAGTGCGGATAACTTAGAGACACATAGAATGTATTACTGCAAAGGTAGCAATAGTAATATGTCTcaaaaagatataaaatctATAAGGCCCGAAAATATATTCGTAAGAAGTAATTCTATAAATGTTAGATTACCAGAATCACCTTCAAATTTTTCAAGATCGTCTAATTCAACAAAGGCTTCGCCATCTAGAAATAAGCCTGATAACCTTGTCATCTTGAAACCAGAATCAAATGATGTTGCAGCACCTTTACCGTCACCAGGACCATTACTTGGAAATACTAGACTTGTGGATTCTAGAGTACCGGCAGATTATGCTAGAAAAAATGAAAGTCTTAAAGTGAAACCTTTAGCAAGTCCAAAGAGAAGAATTGATAGCCGAGCTGACACATATAGTCCAAGGTTGTTAGAAAATGTTTCACCTAGATCAAATGATCTGTATTCACAACCCAAGATTAGATGTATCGATACTAACTCTACGACTTTACGAACAATGGATGAAATGTCGCAACATATGAGACATAATTCAACCTCCTTACAAATGTTTGGAGGTGAAGTAAAAATTGTTGATCATTCAGGTAGCACAACCACTCTTCGAATAGAACCCAGTAAAAATCAGCTATCTCCTATATTGATACAACAAAACCTTTCACCATCAAAACTTGCTAATGACGTAGAAGCGAGCAGTGTTGTAGTGAGATCCGGTTTACATTCCGGTGGCACGATAATGCACAATCCTCCAACACCGAAAGAAGGCTTGGGTACTCCACAACCACAGACACCTAGAATTTCAATATCAAGCGCACCTTCTATTTCGAGTTCTAATTTGCCCAATATACACGatataacacattttcaatttcCACCACTAAGTGCAATTACAGCATTTAACCCATTGACTTTGCCTCCACTCAGTCCATCGTCTCCAAATGGTGCAACTACAATTTTCCATGGAGGGAAACTAATACCACACGTGCCAGGAATCCCAGGACCCAACACACCAGGAGTATTCATTGGGAACCCAAATTCTCATACGAAGAATGTTATGACTAGTGATAATAACAAAACATCCTTGCAATCCACTCACGAAGACCAACATGGAACTCCGTTAAATAACACGCAATCTTCAAAAGGAAACATAATCAAATACGATACACAGCAATTACGTAATAGTAAAAGTCCAAATCTTCGACCATCAGTCATAGAAGCTGAAGAACAAACTCAAGATCATTTTAACGTTGATATGCCGCAGTATCTTTCAACTGttcctattataaaaataaagaatgtgGATGAGGCAAATGCGAAATCGTTTTCAACAAATCTAGTGAAATCAATTCTGAGACAAGACGGACCTGTCAAAAGAAGTTCTGATGGCACTCCGAGGACGCcggttttgaaagaaaatattaatttttcatcACACAAACTAAAGAATAGAGATAAATATAATGTCAGTCAACAATTCAAAAACATTGAACCCAAATCAGAAAAAGAGCTACgtaatttcaattttgaaaatttaataacGAAGGCTGAAATATACAACAATCAAATTCCTAGTTCATCAGAAGTTCAAAAAAATACCAACGCTCAAGAAACGCCGTCCGTTTCAGTATACAATGAAAGGTCGGAAACGTCATACTTCCAAAAGAATGTCATATCTAAAATTGCTGCAGAAGATCGAAAACCGAAATTTTTACGGCCTTCTACCTTACCATTAAAACCTGGGACATTTACGCCTAAGCGGCACCATGGTATTACGCCTAACGCAAACACTATGCCACTTGTATCACCAGAAACCCCTCGCCCAGCTAAGGCTTATGGCCAGCTTTACTTAAATGGGAATGCCTATACATATTTAGGATTAAAGTGCTCAACAAAAGTTTTTTACTGCACAATCAATCGACCACAACCTACATATGTTCCGAATCAGCATTTCCTGTCAATGTACAGTAACTGGCag TTATTATCTGAGCTGACGCCAGACCCGCTGGGATTGTCAGCATCGTCTGCAATGTCTCTTTATGACTCACGTCATCGACCGCAGGCAATGGCTGTAGCTGTGATTAAACAGGATCTTGTATTGACTCATTCCTCGCAGTGGAAGAGGATCGTAAAAGACAACAAACAG GCTATACAATTGGTTGATTTGAAGAAAACCGACGAAAATAAATTTTCGGTGTGTGATAATGTAACAACCCCTAAAAAGGAGGTGACCGGTGGTTTTGAAAGTAATGAAGAATATACGTACGTGCGGGGTCGCGGAAGAGGACGTTATGTTTGTTCAGAATGTGGAATTCGTTGCAAGAAGCCTTCCATGCTAAAGAAACATATTCGCACTCACACCGACGTACGGCCTTATACATGCGTGCATTGCGcttttag TTTCAAGACTAAAGGAAACTTAACTAAACATATGAAAAGTAAAGCGCACTATAAGAAATGCTGTGAATTAGGCATTAATCCCAATGAAGGTAATGATGCCGAGGGTGGAGAATTGGCGCAATGCTCCGGTGAAACTGACGATGATACTGAATCAGAGGGTGATGAAGGAAATGAAGGCGAAACAGAATCAAGTG ATACAGAGGCGTATAAGTCGCGGCTACCAGAACATGAAGCCGCACACTGTTTATTATCACTGGGAGGATCTAGGCCAACCACATCCGCTACTCCTGGCTTGATAACCAGTGCTAGACCGTCTACATATCCGTATACACCAACGGGACTGGAAAATGTTAGTACCGAAAACAATCAAGAAAGGTCAAATACAGGACGGAGTTCACCAAATGATTCGAGACAAAGCACTGAAAACGAACCCATGGACCTCAGTAAAACTGATGTAAAAACATCTCAACATAATATTGCCGAAATACCCACTGCCAGAGAAAGTAGTGTTTTAGCATCCTTAGCTTCAAATACTGCTAAACTTCCAAATCACCAGAGTCAGTGGACAAATGGAGAACCtatgttacatacatatttgacaGAGCGAGCGCTTCAGGATTCAAAGATTAAGCAAAGTCAGCTTACGAGTAATTTGACTAAAGTAAGAAAAATTGATCTTGAAAAGTCAACTTACACTGATACTTACTGTTCAATGGATACGAACAGTAAAATTACGAATTCTGTTAAAAGTTCGTTTATGACACCGGTGTCTTCGTCTCGAGTCTCTTACAGCGAGTCCAAAATATCAGATGTAACTGAAACAGAGAATGTGGCGAAATCTCCAGCTATCAACAGAGATGAGGTTTCAGTAATAAGGGAATCAAATGTCCCAACTACTTTGGTCAATGAGACTAAAGGAAACCACATACAATCTCAAAGCAATGCAGAAAATGCAAAACATGTAGTCTCGGAATATTTGAAACATGCAAGAATAAATCAAATTCAAACGCAAGAAGAGAGTATCCAGAACCAAAACGATGATTCCAACGATGATAATGTTTTAGTAATACGAGAAGATAATACAAAATCAGAAGATCAATTCTCGGAATCTGAATCCGTAAAGCTTCCTTCATTGGATCATGAACCTGTTGCAAGAAAAGTTGTCATAGGAGTGGGGGGCGTAGCTTTTAAAGTTACAAAAGGAAAGGATTTCGAAAATAGTTCTTATTCACCAGGCAGGTTAATGGAAGACGGTCGCAGGGTTTGCGATTTTTGTAATAAGACATTCACGAAACCTTCTCAGTTGAGATTGCACCTCAATATACATTATATGGAGAGGCCCTTTAGATGCAGCGTATGTGCAGTAAGTTTTAGAACGAGGGGTCATCTTCAAAAACATGAACGCTCGGGTTCACATCATAATAAAGTGTCCATGACTTCAACATTTGGGGCAGCAACATCGTTTAACCCTAGACCATTCCGGTGTTCTGATTGTAATATTGCGTTCAGAATACATGGACACTTAGCCAAACATCTTAGAAGTAAAATGCATGTAATGCGGCTTGAATGTTTATTCAAATTGCCATTTGGGACATTTACAGAAATCGAAAGAGCTGGTGTTAGTCTAACAGACATTGATACCACAGATTGTGCAAGCTCGCTTGCGAGCTTACAAACGCTTGCAAGAAAGCTACACGAGAAGGATCCAACAAAGCTCGAGTACCGGGAACCTAATGGTGCGAGTTTAACAGGCCCTACCATCGGCAGGGACTCCTCAGAAGACGAAGATACCGCACCTTGCGAAAATATGAGTGAAAGTGAGAAAGATATTGACGGAAAGACTATTGAAAGTATTGAAGGTCAAGATAAAGACATGCAAGTTAATTATAGTGCCACAGATATTTAG
- the LOC110378936 gene encoding ARL14 effector protein, with protein MNFLDNFDPETSARERRKLNRKSYFMNRKSKNIYNERGQIAATGKDLCDCLDETCPGCHFPCAKCHSNKCGHECRVNRKWMYDKIEIEGNDFVIKNDYKHK; from the exons atgaatttcttAGATAATTTTGACCCGGAGACATCAGCCCGCGAAAGGCGTAAGCTGAATcggaaaagttattttatgaa CCGAAAAAGTAAGAATATATACAATGAACGTGGGCAAATAGCAGCAACAGGAAAAGATTTGTGTGATTGTTTAGATGAAACTTGCCCAGGATGTCACTTTCCTTGCGCTAAGTGTCATTCTAACAAATGCGGGCATGAATGCAG AGTCAATAGAAAATGGATGtatgataaaattgaaatagaaggaaatgattttgtaataaaaaatgacTACAagcataaataa
- the LOC110378920 gene encoding DNA-directed RNA polymerases I, II, and III subunit RPABC4 produces the protein MADAGNKESSVTKVPMIYVCGECHRENEIKPRDPIRCRECGYRIMYKKRTKRLVVFDAR, from the exons atGGCTGACGCGGGCAATAAGGAATCTTCAGTTACAAAAGTCCCTATGATTTATGTTTGTGGAG AATGCCACCGGGAGAACGAAATTAAACCAAGAGATCCTATAAGGTGCCGAGAATGTGGATACAGAATTATGTACAAGAAGCGAACAAAAAGAT TGGTTGTCTTCGATGCTCGTTGA